From the Selenomonas sp. oral taxon 920 genome, the window GAGCTGCAGAATCACGGTGCAGAGCGCTTTTCTGCACAAGAACCCAAAAGAGAGCAGATATAGACGGAGAACTCCCGCGTGGATACTTTGACGAGGCATCAGATCTTGATGTGATCGGCATAAAACACCATACAGACAAATGCTCCATGATACATAATTATCTTGGAAAGTATGAATTCTTTTTACAGTGCTTTCGCAACCAGCCAATCCGTTTATTGGAACTTGGTATTTTTCAAGGGGCGAGCCTTCGGATGTGGCAGGAGTATTTCCCGCATGCAGAGATTTTTGGGGTAGATATTAGAGAAGGTTGCTCCCAATATGAGGATGAACGTATCCATGTTATCCAAACAGATCTTTCGAATGTGGATGCTGTGATACGGCTCAAAGACATTCGACCGCAAATCATCATTGACGATGCCTCACATATCGTAAGTCATCAATTGTTGGCATTGTTTACCCTGTTTGATGTTCTCCCCAGTGGTGGTGTCTATATCTTGGAGGATTTGGAGACTTCGCTGAATCCTGAGCAATTTGAGGATGCATACCGTGACTGTCCTCTTGATGCTTATGAAGTTTGCTCACGCATTGCGCGTATCACTGCGCGAAAAGTACCTGACGACAACAGTATTTATGCAGAGCATATCAATCGCATTGGTATGCAGGCAGAGCTGGTTTCCGTTATGAAGGGGAGCGTGGTCTTTATCAAGCGGTGAATACACATAGAAACGAGCGGGTCTGCTTGAAAGAGATATCCTTCAAACAGACCCGCTCGTTTGCTCGACTAACGTCAGCGGCCACATCCACAGCCGCCGCGTCTCTGATTTGCGCACGCACCGCGTGATGTCTGTGCGCAGTCGCCGTCGTAGCAGTAACCTGCATTACCGCCATAGCAGTACGCCGTGTTCTGACGCTGCGGCAGTTCGCATGCGCCGTCCTCGCAGCCATAGGCGATTGCCTGTGCACCTGTAGCGAGGATGAGCCCCGCAAAGAGTCCTGCAATCATCTTTTTCATAACCATTTCCTCCCAAAATATAATGGATTTTTATCTCTATTCTATCATACTTGTCAATCGCAAGAAAAATATAATTGACATATGCTGAAAACTTTGCTAAGATTATAATTGTCATATGACAGAAATGGAGGAAGTATGTCGCGACCAAAGAGATGTCGACGCATCGGTGCTTATCCCGATTTTTGGAGTTTTGCGCCGGAGGATGCGGAAGAGGAGACGGAGGAGTCCGTTATCCTCCAGCTGGATGAGCTCGAGACGATCCGTCAGATCGACTATGGGCGGCAGACGCAGGAGGAATGTGCCGCCGCGATGGGCGTGTCCCGTGCGACGGTGACGAGCATCTATGAGGCGGCGCGCTACAAGCTCGCGGAGGCAATCATCTGCGGGAAGCGCATCCGCATTGCGGGCGGCGCATATCGGATCGAACATCCGATAGTCCTCGGGATTCAGGATAAAGGAGAGCATACAATGAGAATCGCAGTACCTTATGAAAATGAGAAGATTGAGCAGCATTTCGGCAGAGCAAAACAGTTCAAGTTCTATGATGTCGAGGACAGTACGGTGCAAGCCTCGGAAGTTGTGGACACGGTCGGTGAGGGGCATGGTGCACTTGCGAGCTTCCTCCACAACGCGAAAGCGGATGTTGTGATCTGTGGCGGCATCGGCGCGGGTGCACAGACGGCACTTGCAGAGGCAGGTATTACGCTCGTATCCGGCGTGAAGGGCAGCGCGGATGAGGTCGTGCAGCAGCATCTCGCGGGAACGCTTAAGCGAAGCGCGGATGAGGGCAAGTGCACGCACCGCCACCAGCATCAGCACGGCAAGGATCATGCACATGGGCATGGCTGCGGTCATGAGGGGCATGAAGGTCACGGCTGTGGACACGGCACACATGAGGGGCACGAAGGTCATAAAGGGCATGGTCCTCACGGTGGTCATGGCTCTCATGGCGGACATGGTGGACACGGTCCTCATGGCGGACACGGCGCACACTGAGCTTACACAATGGAAAGCACCGCTTCGGCGGTGTTTTTTTGTTGGAATAAGCATAGTTAAAAATTATATATAAAATATAATCATGAATCATACTGTTATAAAATACAAAAATAAACCAGAATTGATTTCTGAAGAAAATATGAACAGAGATATTCTCAATAGCTTGATATAATTGAGAATATAGATGAGAACGAATATGTATACCTATAAGATTCCTATGGATGAATGAAAACGTGAATTTGATTCATAATTATTGTTTATGATTTTTGTAAAAACCTCTTGATTTTTTGAAAGGACTGTTATATTATATACATGAATCAAACAACAAAGATATTCACGTTGATATATAGGAGTGTATTCTTATGGGAAACGATATTGCAGTGATCTACTCCTCGCGTACGGGGAATACGAAAAAGGTCGCGGAGCGTCTGGCGGAGGCACTCGACGCATCCTGCCACAGTGTCAAGGATACGTCGGCAGTGCCCGAGGGTGCGACGCTCTGCATCGGCACATGGATTGACCGTGGGACGGCGGATGCTGCGGCGAAGAAGTACATTGAAAGTCTGCGCGGGCGGCGCGTCTTCATCTATGGCACGCTTGGCGCGGAGCCGGATTCGGAGCACTGCGCGAAGTGCATCGAAAATATCCGTGCACTCTTTGACCCGTCCAATGAGATTCTGGGCGCGATTCTCGTGCAGGGCGCGATTGACCCGATGCTTATCGAGATGTTCAAGAGTATGCCGAAGGACAACGTACACGCGTTCACGGAGGAGAATGCGGCGCGTTATGCGGCGGCGGCAAGTCACCCGGATGAAAACGATTTCGCACAGGTCATTGCAGCGGCAAAGGAGGTACTGGCATGAATACATTTGAGACGAAACTCGCGGCACTCTCAGAGGAGGCACGCGGCTGGCTGCTCGGTACGAAGTCAGAGAATCCACTCGGCTGTGCCTTTACGAAAAAGCGTGTCGTGCATCCCGGCGCGGGCGGCAAGCGCATGATCGGGGACAAGGCGGAGCAGGCGCAGATCTGGGCGGAGCTGATGGCGCAGACTCCCGACCCTGCCGATGAGCGTGCGGTCTACATTCACATCCCGTTCTGTGACAAGAAATGCAGCTACTGCGGCTTCTTCCAGAATTTCACGCGCGAGGAGGCGGTGCATCACTATGTCGACGTCCTCATCGACGAGATCGAGGCAGCGGCGGATACGCCGTATGTGACGGGCGCGCCGTTCCAAGCCATGTTCTTCGGCGGCGGTACACCGACGGCACTCAGTGATGCGGATCTCGCACGGCTTGTGCGTACGGTGCGCGAGCGTCTGCCGCTGACGAGCGACTGCGAGATTACGCTTGAGGGACGCATCCATGACCTCAGCGAGAGCAAGGTGGATGCTGCGATGCACGCGGGCATCAATCGTTTCTCGCTCGGCGTACAGTCCTTTGACACGCGCGTTCGTCAGTCAATCGGACGTATCGATGACCGCGAGACTGTGATTGAGACGCTGCGCCGCATGGTGGAAAAGCAGGGCGCGGTCGTCATCGCCGATCTCATCTACGGGCTGCCCTATCAGTCGATGGAGGTCTGGGAGAATGACGTGCGCACGCAGTTCGAGCTCGGTATTGCGGGCGGCGACCTCTACCAGCTCAACGTCTTCCCGGGCAGTGAGCTCGCACGCCGCATCGATACGGGTGATTTGCCGATGCTCCCAACCACGGAGGAACAGGCGGAGTATTTCAAGCGCGGACTTGAGATTGTCGCGGAGTATCCGATGGCACGACGCATCGACACGACGCATTGGACAACGGACCACCGCGAGCGCAGCATCTACAACACGCTCGCCAAGCGCGGCAACGACGTTCTCGCATTTGGCTCGGGAGCGGGCGGCTTCATCGGTCAGATGATGTGGCGTAACCACGGTGCGCTTGCACCGTATGAGAAGATGGTGGAGGAGGGGACGAAGCCGTTCCAGTTCATGGGCGAGCAGGCGGACGAGCACCGTATGCACAGCGAGATCGGCGATCAGATCGAGCATGGCTATCTCTATGCGCCGTTCTTTGAGAAGAAGTACGGTGTCGATCTCCTCACCGAACTCGAGCCGCTTCTCGCCGCATGGGCGGGGAATGGTCTCGTTGCGCGTA encodes:
- a CDS encoding methyltransferase → MEKYENLLAEELFFVKLRLCNILKPEDIAGKECLVICAMGGVGLWRKIYGQALQEQLVEMGAATADQMLLFNTDVLDSFYDLTDVMRFAGTASYDCIIVLGGMEKTRNIREGVHQLQEICRPGGEIFVVARTPKDISARQEINAYEDLWRYDVQDLSSLFGGCSLEMTTSSDDGEIVAAVFTRGVGAAESRCRALFCTRTQKRADIDGELPRGYFDEASDLDVIGIKHHTDKCSMIHNYLGKYEFFLQCFRNQPIRLLELGIFQGASLRMWQEYFPHAEIFGVDIREGCSQYEDERIHVIQTDLSNVDAVIRLKDIRPQIIIDDASHIVSHQLLALFTLFDVLPSGGVYILEDLETSLNPEQFEDAYRDCPLDAYEVCSRIARITARKVPDDNSIYAEHINRIGMQAELVSVMKGSVVFIKR
- the hutW gene encoding heme anaerobic degradation radical SAM methyltransferase ChuW/HutW; the protein is MNTFETKLAALSEEARGWLLGTKSENPLGCAFTKKRVVHPGAGGKRMIGDKAEQAQIWAELMAQTPDPADERAVYIHIPFCDKKCSYCGFFQNFTREEAVHHYVDVLIDEIEAAADTPYVTGAPFQAMFFGGGTPTALSDADLARLVRTVRERLPLTSDCEITLEGRIHDLSESKVDAAMHAGINRFSLGVQSFDTRVRQSIGRIDDRETVIETLRRMVEKQGAVVIADLIYGLPYQSMEVWENDVRTQFELGIAGGDLYQLNVFPGSELARRIDTGDLPMLPTTEEQAEYFKRGLEIVAEYPMARRIDTTHWTTDHRERSIYNTLAKRGNDVLAFGSGAGGFIGQMMWRNHGALAPYEKMVEEGTKPFQFMGEQADEHRMHSEIGDQIEHGYLYAPFFEKKYGVDLLTELEPLLAAWAGNGLVARTATGFRLTLAGEFWHDNLIQGFLEAYALTQEDEVKLRKENVALQDMIPKSVRSMLEAMFPDGMPEQMAAALSGKPSPELESHPHMQMLRNLIEKEREKERAADRSTLDLNTVMRTQSRELGKAV
- a CDS encoding flavodoxin family protein, whose amino-acid sequence is MGNDIAVIYSSRTGNTKKVAERLAEALDASCHSVKDTSAVPEGATLCIGTWIDRGTADAAAKKYIESLRGRRVFIYGTLGAEPDSEHCAKCIENIRALFDPSNEILGAILVQGAIDPMLIEMFKSMPKDNVHAFTEENAARYAAAASHPDENDFAQVIAAAKEVLA
- a CDS encoding DUF134 domain-containing protein — translated: MSRPKRCRRIGAYPDFWSFAPEDAEEETEESVILQLDELETIRQIDYGRQTQEECAAAMGVSRATVTSIYEAARYKLAEAIICGKRIRIAGGAYRIEHPIVLGIQDKGEHTMRIAVPYENEKIEQHFGRAKQFKFYDVEDSTVQASEVVDTVGEGHGALASFLHNAKADVVICGGIGAGAQTALAEAGITLVSGVKGSADEVVQQHLAGTLKRSADEGKCTHRHQHQHGKDHAHGHGCGHEGHEGHGCGHGTHEGHEGHKGHGPHGGHGSHGGHGGHGPHGGHGAH